In one Ornithinimicrobium pratense genomic region, the following are encoded:
- a CDS encoding DUF3037 domain-containing protein, with protein MTYDYQYVVLRLVPRVEREEFINVGVVLYSQEADFLQGAVALDHARALALDPELDLESVRASLDQVCRVAAGEHSPSTPRLDRLGPRFGWLSAPRSTIVQPGPVHGGTSEDPAGTLEHLVRVLVRR; from the coding sequence ATGACCTACGACTACCAGTACGTCGTGCTGCGGCTCGTCCCGCGCGTGGAGCGTGAGGAGTTCATCAACGTCGGGGTGGTGCTCTACAGCCAGGAGGCCGACTTCCTGCAGGGCGCGGTCGCGCTGGACCACGCCCGGGCGCTGGCGCTCGACCCCGAGCTGGACCTGGAGTCGGTGCGGGCGTCGTTGGACCAGGTATGCCGTGTCGCCGCCGGGGAACACTCCCCCAGTACCCCACGGCTGGACCGGCTCGGGCCGCGGTTCGGGTGGCTCAGCGCCCCGCGCAGCACCATCGTGCAACCGGGGCCGGTGCACGGCGGGACCAGCGAGGACCCGGCCGGCACGCTGGAGCACCTGGTGCGGGTGCTGGTGCGCCGCTGA